A region of the Oxyura jamaicensis isolate SHBP4307 breed ruddy duck chromosome 1 unlocalized genomic scaffold, BPBGC_Ojam_1.0 oxy1_random_OJ71537, whole genome shotgun sequence genome:
GGACCCCGGATCCACGGGACCTTGAGAGGCGGGACCCCAAAACTCCGGGACCTCGAGGAGCGGGACCCCGGGAAGTGGGATCCTAAAACTCCCGGAGCTCAAGCAGTGGGATCCTAAAACTCCGGGACCCCGAGTGGCAGCGCCTCAAGCAGCAGGACCCCAAAGCTACGAGACCTCGAGCAGCCAGACCCCAGAGCTACAGGACCCCAAAGCTACCAGACCCCCAAGcagggggaccccaaaaccccagcaCCCCGAGCAGCGGCACCCGCCCGAGGACACCGGGCACCGTCCCCACGCGCCGGGACCGAGGCGAGGCCACACcgtccccgagccccccccccccccccccccccgggtccccatccccatccccaccatGAACTCGTCGGGCTACGACGCGCCGGCGGGCGAGGACCCCGAGGAGCTGCCGGCCACCGAGAAGGACCTGGCGGAGGACGCGCCCTGGAAGAAGATCCAGCAGAACACCTTCACGCGCTGGTGCAACGAGCACCTCAAGTGCGTGCACAAGCGCATCGGGGACCTGCAGCGGGACCTGAGCGACGGGCTGCGGCTCATCGCGCTGCTCGAGGTGCTGAGCCAGAAGAAGATGGGGCGCAAGTACCACCCGCGCCCCAACTTCCGCCAGATGAAGCTGGAGAACGTCTCGGTGGCCCTCGAGTTCCTCGAGCGGGAGCACATCAAGCTGGTGTCCATCGGTGAGCCGTGGGGCTGGCCGTGGGGCTGGCCGTGGGGCTGGCCGTGGGGCTGGCCGTGGGGCTCGGTGCTTGCATGGGGCCGTGCtgtggggctgcggggccaggTCCATGTGTGCATGGGGTTTGCCGTGGGGTCGTGCCATGGGGCCAGGTCCCCGTGTGGGGCTGTGCCGTGGGGCTGTGCCGTGGGGCTGTGCCGTGGGGCTGGCCTCGTGTATGGGACGGTGCTGTGGGGCCGTGCCGTGGGGGGTTTCGCTATGGGGCTGGCCTCTTTTGTAGGGCTGTGCCATGGGGCCAGGTCCACGTGCGGGGCCGTGCCGTGGGGCTTTGCCATGAGGTCGCCCCGTGGGGCCGTGCCGTGGGGCTGGCCTCGTGTATGGGGCTGTGCCGTGGGGCTAAGCCCGTTTG
Encoded here:
- the LOC118156830 gene encoding uncharacterized protein LOC118156830, which gives rise to MNSSGYDAPAGEDPEELPATEKDLAEDAPWKKIQQNTFTRWCNEHLKCVHKRIGDLQRDLSDGLRLIALLEVLSQKKMGRKYHPRPNFRQMKLENVSVALEFLEREHIKLVSIGEPWGWPWGWPWGWPWGWPWGSVLAWGRAVGLRGQVHVCMGFAVGSCHGARSPCGAVPWGCAVGLCRGAGLVYGTVLWGRAVGLCHGARSPRGAVPWGWPRVWGCAVGLSPFVGPRRGSMPWCARGSGSLRERRAMGLAPHQAELW